The following are encoded in a window of Salmo trutta chromosome 27, fSalTru1.1, whole genome shotgun sequence genomic DNA:
- the LOC115164107 gene encoding heparan sulfate glucosamine 3-O-sulfotransferase 1, with translation MLWTVLLALLVLLLLQTQLCVCLRVLRVAGYSSPSSSPSRNATKQRLPGAIIIGVRKGGTRALLEMLNLHPDVEVAKAEVHYFNVEEHYRRGLAWYRSQMPFTLPGQVTVEKTPGYFASPQVPQRVWEMNPAVRLLLIVRDPAERLVSDYTQVLHNRVTRHKPYKSLEELLLRQGHIVPAYKALQRSLYHQHLDRWLDVFPREQVHVVDGEALIRDPFPELQRAERFLDLLPRITPSNFYFNTTKGFYCLLSAGGHDKCLDESKGRPHAPLSSRAFRKLCRYFKEPNRLFFEMVGRFFSWC, from the exons ATGCTGTGGACTGTTCTCCTAGCCCTGCTGGTTCTCCTCCTACTGCAGACCCAGCTATGTGTCTGTCTACGGGTGCTCAGAGTTGCCGGCTAttcctccccctcatcctccccctctcGTAATGCCACCAAGCAGCGACTACCTGGAGCCATCATCATTGGCGTGCGTAAAGGTGGCACCAGGGCCCTCCTGGAGATGCTCAACCTCCATCCGGACGTAGAGGTGGCCAAGGCAGAG GTGCACTACTTCAACGTGGAAGAGCACTACCGGCGGGGGCTGGCATGGTATCGTTCCCAGATGCCCTTCACCCTGCCTGGGCAAGTGACGGTGGAGAAAACCCCTGGCTACTTTGCCTCTCCCCAGGTCCCTCAGCGGGTCTGGGAGATGAACCCTGCTGTCCGACTCCTGCTGATCGTCCGGGACCCCGCTGAGCGCCTCGTCTCCGACTACACCCAGGTCCTCCATAATAGGGTGACCCGTCACAAGCCCTACAAGTCTCTAG AAGAGCTGCTGCTCCGCCAGGGCCACATTGTCCCGGCCTACAAAGCCCTGCAGAGGAGTCTGTACCACCAACACCTGGACCGCTGGCTGGATGTCTTCCCCAGGGAGCAGGTCCATGTGGTGGACGGAGAGGCCCTCATCAGAGACCCCTTCCCAGAGCTCCAGAGGGCGGAGAG GTTCCTGGACCTGCTGCCCCGCATCACTCCCTccaacttctacttcaacacaaCTAAAGGTTTCTACTGCCTCCTCTCTGCCGGGGGCCATGACAAGTGTCTGGATGAGTCCAAGGGCAGGCCCCACGCTCCTCTCAGCTCCCGGGCCTTCAGGAAGCTCTGCCGATACTTCAAAGAACCCAACCGCCTGTTCTTTGAAATGGTGGGACGTTTCTTCTCCTGGTGCTGA